The DNA segment TAAAGGATTATCGCGACCAGGACGATATCGATTATATCCCACAGTCTTATCTGCCTTATGATCTCCATGACATAAATTATAAGCGATTAGGCCGGCAATTGACAAAAAGACTTTTCCGTCATAGAATGGTTTTCCCGGTATCGCAGCGAGTTCATTGGACAAGCCGGTACCGGAGGTAGGGATATCGAAGAACCGTGACGCCCCCATGATGGACCAGAAGACGATCATAATGAGGAGTGCCCTTTCCGTGGCAGAAGAGACCGGGAGTGACAGGCTCTTCATCTTCCTGGATACGGTCCGTGACTGCCGGTGGTTTCTCAAGTCGAAATTCTCTAAAGAAAAAGGCATCGCCCTCGTTATTCCGAAGTCGCTGCGCGTCCAGGAGACGGTGCTCCGGGATACCGGTACCGAGGTCATCCGGACATGGTCGGGAAACCAGAGCAGGTTTTCCCGGATAAAGTATGCATTCCTTCACGGTGTCCTCAAGAAAATCATCAAGACCGACAGCAAGGTGGTCTGCGTACTCGGCCCCTGGGGCAGAAGCCACCTCGACACCATTACCCTCCATAACCTCGCCCTTTCGTGGAGCGAGGATTTCCCCTTTGATCCCAGGTCCCTCATCGCAAACGCGGCATTCACCACGGTCATGGCAGTCGTTGATATAGCCCTCGACATCGGTGCCCTCGGCAGGGAAGGCCATTCAGTCGGCACGACCTTTGTCATCGGAGATACGGAAAATGTCCTCAGGTCATCCCATCAGGCGGTCTTCAACCCCTTCAAGGGATACTCGAAACGCGAACGGGTCATCACGAGACCGGAAGTCGTCGAGAGCATAAAAGAACTCGCGAAACTGGACGGGGCCTTCGTGGTCTCGGAGGCCGGGGTTCTGGAAGCTGCGGGCAGACACCTCGACGCACGGAGTGTTATGACAAGACAGCTCAGAGGGCTCGGTTCCCGCCACAGGGCGGCAGCGGGGATAAGTCGCATGACAGGGGCGATTTCCGTCGTCGTATCCGAGAGCACGGGACGAGTGACGATCTTCGAAAAAGGTCACATCATATCGACCCTCGAACCGGTAATCAGCAATCGTCTGGCCTGACCATTGTTGGATCGGGGAATATCAGCCCTAAATCCTGCCATTCTTCGATATTCTTTCTTGTGATTCGCATCACAGTAATTTTTTTGTTTTGGGCTGATAATAGTGACAAGCAATAGGGCAAAACCTCCTCGTAGCAGCCACCTCAAACTTGCTGTGGCAGCTCAGCTGCCACAGCACCCACTTTCTCTTTCCCGATCCTTTTTTTTGTATTTCCGCCAATGGCCTCGCTGGTGAGCTAAACCATGGGATCTTACTATTTCGGGAGATTCACGGTTTGTCGGGGGGCGGATCCACCGCTCAAAAAGTCAGGCCCTCCCTCTCGAGCAACATCTCGGCAAGAAATGCTCCGGGTTTGGCTTCAGAATTAGGAATACGTTCCACCTTGTCGAGATCATAGTGGTTGACGCAGGATGCACAGATATAGAATTTCACGCCGAAATCCTCAATGAGCGTCTTCATGAGATCTGCGACCGGCGAAAATTCATCTTTCTTCTGCCACGTGAGACTCTCGGCGAACCCCTTCTTCGCAAGCAGGACGCCCTTGTCCATGAGGAAAAAATCGAGCGGGATGTCGAGGGCCTTCATGTTCGTGGCGAGCTGCAGTGCCCCCGCTACCTTGTCGGGGTCATCATAGGAATGTGTGATGATGAAGACAAACTTCTTCTCTGCCATGGCAGCCTCCTTACTTTCCCGGCCGATTCCGCCAGGGAACGGTTTCTCGTCAGCACACGCTCCACCTCAGGTCAAGCGTCGATTTCTGTGACACGTGCTACAATTGAGATTGTAACAGGGCGTAGAATGGTAGGCGATGCTGGTTTCGAACCAGCGACCTCTGCCGTGTGAAGGCAGCGCTCTCCCACTGAGCTAATCGCCCGACCGAGGTAATTATAGAATACTGCTCATCCTCAGGTAAAGGTTCTACACCGGCCTTCCGATGGAGAAATACTTGAAGCCCAATCTCCGCATCTTCTCCGGTTCATAGATGTTTCTGAGATCAAAAAAGAACGGCTTTCTGAGCAGACCCTTTATCTTTTCGAGGTCGAGATTCCTGAACTGGTTCCATTCCGTCACGATGACCATCGCATCTGCGTCCTTTGCAGCATCATAGGGACCTTTGCAATAGG comes from the Thermodesulfovibrionales bacterium genome and includes:
- a CDS encoding DNA integrity scanning protein DisA nucleotide-binding domain protein is translated as MDKPVPEVGISKNRDAPMMDQKTIIMRSALSVAEETGSDRLFIFLDTVRDCRWFLKSKFSKEKGIALVIPKSLRVQETVLRDTGTEVIRTWSGNQSRFSRIKYAFLHGVLKKIIKTDSKVVCVLGPWGRSHLDTITLHNLALSWSEDFPFDPRSLIANAAFTTVMAVVDIALDIGALGREGHSVGTTFVIGDTENVLRSSHQAVFNPFKGYSKRERVITRPEVVESIKELAKLDGAFVVSEAGVLEAAGRHLDARSVMTRQLRGLGSRHRAAAGISRMTGAISVVVSESTGRVTIFEKGHIISTLEPVISNRLA
- a CDS encoding DsrE family protein, translated to MAEKKFVFIITHSYDDPDKVAGALQLATNMKALDIPLDFFLMDKGVLLAKKGFAESLTWQKKDEFSPVADLMKTLIEDFGVKFYICASCVNHYDLDKVERIPNSEAKPGAFLAEMLLEREGLTF